Proteins from a genomic interval of Mycobacterium conspicuum:
- a CDS encoding acyl-CoA dehydrogenase, with product MVATVTDEQFAARELVRDWARSSGSSEASRAVEQGDADAWRPVYARLAELGLFGVAVAEDRGGAGGSIEDLCAMVEEAAKSLVPGPIATTALATLVLDDPTVLSALVSGERFAGLALEGDVEFDGTRASGTVPWVLGGADGGVLLVPSDGKWLLVDTGSDGVVVELLRATDFSRPLARVVLTSAPATVVSASCERVENLAATVLAAEAAGVTRWSLDTAVAYAKVREQFGKPIGSFQAVKHLCAEMLCRAEQAEVAAADAARAAGESDERQFAIAAALAASVGIASAKANVKDCIQVLGGIGCTWEHDAHLYLRRAHVIGRFLGGAEPWLRRITALTQDGVRRRLGIDLTEVEGQRAEIASAVAEIAALPPSERQVALAEAGLQAPHWPAPYGRAASPAEQLLIDQEMAAAGVERPDLVVGWWAAPTILEHGTPEQIERFVPATMRGEFLWCQLFSEPGAGSDLASLRTKAVRTDGGWSLTGQKVWTSAAHKARWGVCLARTDPDAPKHKGITYFLVDMKSPGIEIRPLREITGDSLFNEVFLDNVFVPDEMVVGTVNDGWRLARTTLANERIAMASGTALGNPMEELLTVLATLDLDVAQQDRLGRLIALAQTGALLDQRIAQLAVGGHDPGAQSSVRKLIGVRYRQALAEYAMDVCEGGGFVHNRAVFDFLNTRCLTIAGGTEQILLTVAAERLLGLPR from the coding sequence GTGGTAGCGACCGTCACCGACGAACAGTTCGCGGCACGTGAATTGGTGCGCGATTGGGCCCGCAGTTCGGGTTCCAGCGAGGCCAGCCGCGCCGTCGAGCAAGGTGACGCCGACGCGTGGCGGCCGGTGTACGCGCGCCTGGCCGAGCTGGGACTGTTCGGCGTCGCCGTCGCCGAGGACCGCGGCGGGGCCGGCGGCAGCATCGAAGACCTGTGCGCCATGGTCGAGGAGGCGGCCAAGTCGCTGGTGCCCGGGCCGATCGCGACGACCGCGCTGGCCACGTTGGTCTTGGATGACCCCACTGTGTTGTCAGCGCTGGTCTCGGGTGAGCGGTTCGCCGGGTTGGCTTTGGAGGGCGACGTCGAGTTCGACGGGACGCGGGCATCGGGCACCGTCCCGTGGGTGCTGGGCGGCGCCGACGGGGGCGTCCTGCTGGTGCCGTCCGACGGAAAGTGGCTGCTGGTCGATACCGGCAGCGACGGGGTCGTCGTCGAGCTGTTGCGGGCCACCGATTTCTCCCGGCCGCTGGCCCGGGTGGTGCTGACGTCGGCGCCGGCCACGGTTGTTTCGGCGTCTTGCGAACGCGTGGAGAACCTGGCCGCCACGGTGCTGGCGGCCGAGGCGGCCGGCGTCACCCGGTGGTCGCTAGACACCGCGGTCGCGTACGCCAAGGTGCGCGAGCAGTTCGGCAAGCCGATCGGCAGTTTTCAGGCCGTCAAGCACCTGTGTGCCGAGATGTTGTGTCGCGCCGAGCAGGCCGAGGTGGCCGCGGCCGACGCGGCCCGGGCCGCCGGCGAGTCGGACGAGCGTCAGTTCGCGATCGCCGCGGCGTTGGCGGCCAGCGTCGGGATCGCTTCGGCGAAGGCCAATGTCAAGGACTGCATCCAGGTGCTCGGCGGGATCGGCTGCACCTGGGAGCACGACGCGCATCTGTATTTGCGCCGGGCGCACGTCATTGGCCGGTTCCTGGGTGGGGCCGAGCCCTGGCTGCGCCGCATCACCGCGTTGACTCAGGACGGTGTGCGCCGTCGCCTGGGGATCGACCTCACCGAGGTGGAAGGCCAGCGAGCCGAAATCGCTTCTGCCGTAGCCGAAATCGCCGCGCTGCCACCCTCCGAGCGGCAGGTGGCCCTCGCCGAGGCCGGGCTGCAGGCGCCGCACTGGCCGGCGCCGTACGGGCGCGCCGCCTCGCCGGCCGAGCAGCTGCTGATCGACCAGGAGATGGCGGCGGCCGGCGTCGAGCGACCCGATCTGGTGGTCGGCTGGTGGGCGGCGCCGACCATCCTCGAGCACGGCACGCCGGAGCAGATCGAGCGGTTCGTCCCGGCCACGATGCGTGGTGAATTCCTTTGGTGCCAGCTGTTTTCCGAGCCGGGCGCCGGCTCGGACCTGGCGTCGCTGCGCACCAAGGCGGTGCGCACCGACGGTGGCTGGTCCCTGACCGGACAGAAGGTGTGGACGTCGGCGGCGCACAAGGCGCGCTGGGGCGTGTGCCTGGCCCGCACCGACCCGGACGCGCCCAAACACAAAGGCATTACTTACTTTTTGGTGGACATGAAATCGCCCGGCATCGAGATCCGGCCGCTGCGCGAGATCACCGGCGACTCGCTGTTCAACGAGGTCTTCCTGGACAACGTGTTCGTGCCCGACGAGATGGTGGTGGGCACGGTCAACGACGGCTGGCGGCTGGCGCGGACCACGCTGGCCAACGAACGCATCGCGATGGCCAGCGGCACTGCGTTGGGCAACCCGATGGAGGAGCTGCTCACCGTGCTCGCGACGCTGGATCTCGATGTCGCGCAACAGGATCGGCTGGGGCGGCTGATCGCGTTGGCGCAGACCGGCGCGCTGCTGGATCAGCGCATCGCCCAGCTCGCCGTCGGCGGCCACGACCCGGGGGCGCAGTCCAGCGTGCGCAAGCTGATCGGGGTGCGCTATCGGCAGGCGCTCGCCGAATACGCGATGGACGTCTGCGAGGGCGGTGGATTCGTGCACAACCGCGCCGTGTTCGACTTCCTCAACACCCGCTGCCTGACGATTGCCGGCGGCACCGAGCAGATCCTGCTCACGGTGGCCGCCGAGCGGCTGCTCGGCCTGCCGCGGTAG
- the kstR gene encoding cholesterol catabolism transcriptional regulator KstR, with the protein MAVLAESELGSEAQRERRKRILDATMAIASKGGYEAVQMRAVADRADVAVGTLYRYFPSKVHLLVSALGREFGRIDAKTDRSSVAGGTPFQRLNFMVGKLNRAMQRNPLLTEAMTRAYVFADASAASEVDQVEKLIDSMFARAMADGEPTEDQYHIARVISDVWLSNLLAWLTRRASATDVSKRLDLAVRLLIGDTETASGTS; encoded by the coding sequence GTGGCGGTACTGGCCGAATCCGAACTCGGCTCGGAGGCACAGCGGGAGCGCCGTAAGCGCATCCTCGATGCGACCATGGCCATCGCGTCGAAGGGCGGCTACGAGGCGGTTCAGATGCGCGCCGTCGCCGACCGGGCCGACGTCGCCGTGGGCACGCTCTACCGCTACTTCCCGTCAAAGGTGCACCTGCTGGTGTCGGCGCTGGGCCGCGAGTTCGGCCGCATCGACGCCAAGACCGACCGCTCCTCGGTCGCCGGCGGCACGCCGTTTCAGCGGCTGAACTTCATGGTCGGCAAGCTCAACCGGGCGATGCAACGCAATCCGCTGCTCACCGAGGCGATGACGCGGGCCTACGTGTTCGCCGACGCGTCGGCGGCCAGCGAGGTCGACCAGGTCGAGAAGCTGATCGACTCCATGTTCGCGCGCGCGATGGCCGACGGCGAACCGACCGAGGACCAGTACCACATCGCCCGGGTGATCTCGGACGTGTGGCTGTCGAACCTGCTTGCCTGGCTCACCCGGCGCGCCTCGGCCACCGACGTCAGCAAGCGGCTGGACCTGGCTGTGCGGTTGCTGATCGGCGACACCGAAACCGCCTCCGGAACCAGCTAA